Proteins encoded together in one Acanthopagrus latus isolate v.2019 chromosome 19, fAcaLat1.1, whole genome shotgun sequence window:
- the LOC119009127 gene encoding uncharacterized protein LOC119009127: MEQTEGASPPPPPPPPLPAQHHADCGEKSDDTPETEKEELTKDGEESLRKNQGGQTSVSEKQMTADEKCSEEGVQDELPRQEAIECHRGKSLANLRSSSEHSWAGLLPPSLKHQKRLHTVLQESTTIEKLKGQAPHNILPHPGPLDVSPFSLPTSNWNNIQNPYISPSKMAHARYFASPHLDRRTREQIIVSILRERKKTAAYLTPGHSQDKTRGAASPGKPLLGTSSRGCLLSGSSSTQIHSDPQKHECSAKGEMVPPVTAENYLTENPELQQHSPSFRGGTLDHYCLSYNRSSLGPSPYIPSHSSSFDSTDELIFRNSKKTYPTAVDPTPGRIPDDARGTELPATDPLIFQSLQGNRDSDSAACYDREKGVQLSGSTVGGHDNLQKKEVTRGMVFLLLHKYIRTTLLSNNPELWKNQKDKCLTIYFLTQAP, translated from the exons atggAGCAAACAGAGGGagcgtctcctcctcctcctcctcctcctcctctccctgctcagCATCATGCAGACTGTGGTGAGAAGTCAGATGATACACCAGAGACTGAGAAGGAGGAGCTGACAAAAGATGGAGAAGAGTCGTTACGCAAAAATCAAGGAGGTCAAACTTCTGTCTCAGAGAAACAGATGACTGCAGATGAGAAGTGTTCAGAGGAAGGTGTTCAAGATGAACTGCCGAGACAAGAAGCCATAGAGTGTCATAGAGGCAAATCACTGGCTAATCTCAGGTCATCCAGTGAGCACAGCTGGGCtggtcttcttcctccttcactcaAACATCAAAAACGGCTCCACACTGTTCTCCAAGAGTCCACAACTATAGAAAAATTGAAAGGACAAGCGCCTCACAATATACTACCTCACCCAGGCCCCTTAGatgtttcccctttttccttGCCTACATCAAACTGgaacaatatccaaaatccaTATATATCACCGAGCAAAATGGCACACGCAAGATATTTTGCTTCTCCTCACTTAGATCGGAGAACGAGAGAACAAATCATAGTTTCAAtcctcagagagaggaagaaaactgCAGCATATCTGACACCAGGTCACAGTCAGGATAAAACCAGGGGAGCAGCCAGTCCAGGGAAGCCATTACTTGGAACGTCAAGCAGAGGATGTTTGCTGTCTGGTTCCAGTTCAACTCAAATACACTCTGACCCTCAAAAGCATGAATGTAGTGCCAAAGGAGAAATGGTTCCACCTGTTACTGCTGAGAACTACTTAACTGAGAACCCTGAGCTACAACAGCATTCACCTTCCTTTAGGGGAGGAACATTAGACCATTACTGTCTTTCTTATAACAGATCCTCACTGGGTCCCTCCCCTTACATCCCATCCCATTCCTCTAGTTTTGATTCAACTGATGAGTTAATCTTTAGAAACAGTAAGAAAACGTATCCGACTGCAGTGGATCCTACACCAGGACGCATTCCAGATGATGCCAGGGGAACTGAGCTGCCTGCAACAGATCCGCTCATCTTTCAATCTCTCCAAGGCAACAGAGATTCAGACTCTGCTGCATGTtatgacagagaaaagggagTTCAGTTATCTGGCAGCACAGTGGGAGGTCATGACaatctgcagaaaaaagaagtCACCA GGGGGATGgtcttccttctccttcacaAATATATCCGAACCACACTGCTGTCCAACAATCCAGAACTGTGGAAAAATCAAAAGGACAAGTGCCTCACAATATACTTCCTCACCCAGGCCCCTTAG
- the LOC119009128 gene encoding uncharacterized protein LOC119009128 yields the protein MWFSKDPDFSLYHGLSLVTVPLKGLENTSALEETLATFTPDITVDEDDESYRFLCSCPGLYQCSVTGLVFHMEGEGDVVYRIVSWDRRLLAQHHKKPAGPLFDIKCQQKSVCRLHLPHCEIPSTAGCQFLSVAHLNDEGIEFIAPHKVTDTHVIINISGFSGYGNIKDDDSPCFPVRALVLLFYRPPNGQDFESLLSVLMLPGNVVLSDVRRTRKKHVGDELYIETSPDCELLPKQEYTLSTCPEDDSVLVQPTTAKFHSDNYDNYFTSFEVDLEKILKHIKLFLRDTNRHSVWERRVCLSSAGLTKSCGRSALNLPSHQKLFDIRSSFIEGISGPVLKSLLVRN from the exons ATGTGGTTCTCCAAGGATCCAGACTTCAGTCTATATCACGGTTTGTCACTCGTCACGGTTCCACTCAAAGGTCTGGAGAACACAAG TGCTTTAGAAGAAACGTTGGCAACCTTCACACCTGATATCACTGTTGATGAGGACGATGAAAGCTACCGGTTCCTGTGCTCCTGCCCGGGCCTGTACCAGTGCAGTGTGACGGGCCTGGTGTTCCAcatggagggagaaggggaCGTGGTTTACAGGATTGTCTCTTGGGACAGGAGGCTACTGGcccaacatcacaagaagcCTGCAGGACCCCTGTTTGACATCAAATGTCAGCAGAAGTCTGTGTGTCGGCTTCATCTCCCACACTGTGAGATCCCATCCACAGCTGGATGTCAGTTCTTGTCAGTCGCTCACCTGAATGATGAGGGCATCGAGTTCATCGCCCCTCATAAGGTAACAGACACTCATGTGATCATCAACATCTCAGGGTTTTCTGGTTATGGTAACATCAAGGATGATGACTCACCATGTTTCCCAGTCCGAGCGCTGGTTCTGCTGTTCTACAGGCCTCCGAATGGTCAAGATTTTGAATCTCTCCTCAGTGTGTTGATGCTACCAGGTAACGTCGTGCTCAGTGATGTGCGACGCACCAGAAAGAAACATGTAGGAGATGAACTCTACATAGAGACGTCTCCAGACTGTGAGCTGCTGCCAAAGCAGGAATACACACTGTCCACTTGTCCTGAAGACGACTCAGTTCTAGTTCAACCAACAACAGCAAAATTTCACAGTGACAACTATGACAACTACTTTACATCATTTGAGGTGGATTTGGAGAAAATCCTGAAACATATTAAACTGTTTCTGAGAGACACCAACAGACACAGTGTCTGGGAGAGACGAGTTTGTCTTTCATCAGCTGGACTAACAAAGTCCTGTGGACGGAGCGCTCTGAATCTGCCTTCACACCAGAAGCTGTTTGACATACGCAGCAGCTTCATCGAGGGGATATCAGGACCTGTTCTCAAGAGTCTGCTGGTTAGAAACTGA
- the LOC119009054 gene encoding uncharacterized protein LOC119009054 isoform X1, with protein MEQTEGASPPPPPPLPPPPPPLPAQHHADCGEKSDDTPETEKEELTKDGEESLRKNQGGQTSVSEKQMTADEKCSEEGVQDELPRQEASGLPHRTFSFPNLRSSNLIRGDGLCVSSLKKREVGSRRRKKSRGQVTHNIPPSPGPSTSNWYDVPSIHELAACIGCPPSPYIPSHSSSFDSTELILRNSKKTYPTAADPTPGHILDDARGTELPATDPLIFQSLQSNRDSDSAACYDREKGVQLSGSTVGGHDNPQKKEVTSWPYRISSDLSSPVLGSSIMYRGDGLPSPSQIYPNHTVVQGSRTAEKSTGQVPLNFLPYLIPLDVSPFPPPTSNWNNFLSQCVSSPSPSIHPSTGHLPTITISSTAADPSPGHSQDYTRGAASPWKPVLLPHACLLSASSSTQIHSVPEKPGGSAREEMSPLVTAGNFPHLQQFSPHRFEAMDLSHGTRSLSQRPSAKNSTLTQGENLSVMPLDLSMKRIPKVDMRSHVNPKPQQVWPAVLVMTNPGENFTQGENLSVMPLDLSMKRIPKVTDDTDSSDSDWDTSEHSKLKSAVKHKRKSKIHSSRRKKKHKKSSPCGASPVVSSDYTLAQPSPGPLRETVIKIHSTAAGATPGHSQDDTRETELPATAGPSTPQHSPASDDSDFCFFQINSPEEDDSWSYSHDDYTAESRENRYEIMSVKSENASGAESDAQLEMETSLTGVSSFTNNWTAVSACPSPLQLPDFQVQSESSLCSPDLEFDNLFSSFFSTVHTAESGEVINVKLQPSECEAAGDSDSLVKMEAPVTAVISSVTNTQPTRPHLQLSSDPGWSQRGSSCLPRSHSVPSLSQRSCAENQTFRPSQSLPDMLLKSSFEEFTPDITVDEDDESYRFLCSCPGLYQCSVTGLVFHMEGEGDVVYRIVSWDRRLLAQHHKKPAGPLFDIKCQQKSVCRLHLPHCEIPSTAGCQFLSVAHLNDEGIEFIAPHKVTDTHVIINISGFSAFGNVKDEDSPPEPVRALVLLFYRPPNDADLTSFLNVLMLPRNVVLRDVRRTRKKLVGDELYIETSSHCKLLPGQEYTLSTCPEDDSVLVQPKEAEFDEESYDNYIPSFQVTLKTVILNMKVLLRDTSSSHIVWEREVCLPSAGVKRLCVQGRSDRILKDIRSSFIEGISGPVLKSLLDKLFEKKVLIDSERESADEMQNRGDKARLVIDTVRRKGEAASSEMIEFLCELDPFLCKHLGLTAT; from the coding sequence atggAGCAAACAGAGGGagcgtctcctcctcctcctcctcctcttcctcctcctcctcctcctctccctgctcagCATCATGCAGACTGTGGTGAGAAGTCAGATGATACACCAGAGACTGAGAAGGAGGAGCTGACAAAAGATGGAGAAGAGTCGTTACGCAAAAATCAAGGAGGTCAAACTTCTGTCTCAGAGAAACAGATGACTGCAGATGAGAAGTGTTCAGAGGAAGGTGTTCAAGATGAACTGCCGAGACAAGAAGCCAGCGGTTTGCCTCATAGAACTTTCTCTTTCCCTAATCTCAGGTCATCCAATTTGATCAGGGGGGAtggactttgtgtttcttcactcaaaaaaagagaagtagGGTCCAGACgtagaaaaaaatcaagaggaCAAGTGACTCACAATATACCACCTTCCCCAGGCCCATCTACATCAAACTGGTATGATGTCCCCAGTATACATGAACTGGCAGCGTGTATAGGATGTCCTCCCTCTCCTTACATCCCATCCCATTCCTCTAGTTTTGATTCAACTGAGTTAATCCTTAGAAACAGTAAGAAAACGTATCCGACTGCAGCGGATCCTACACCAGGACACATTCTGGATGATGCCAGGGGAACTGAGCTGCCTGCAACAGATCCGCTCATCTTTCAATCTCTCCAAAGCAACAGAGATTCAGACTCTGCTGCATGTtatgacagagaaaagggagTTCAGTTATCTGGCAGCACAGTGGGAGGTCATGACAATCCGCAGAAAAAAGAAGTCACCAGTTGGCCGTACAGAATTTCCTCCGATTTGTCTTCCCCTGTTTTGGGGTCATCCATTATGTACAGGGGGGATGgtcttccttctccttcacaAATATATCCAAACCACACTGTTGTCCAAGGATCCAGAACTGCGGAAAAATCAACAGGACAAGTGCCTCTCAATTTTCTACCTTACCTCATCCCGTTAGATGTTTCCCCTTTTCCTCCGCCTACATCAAACTGGAATAATTTCCTGAGTCAATGTGTatcatctccttctccttccatccatccatccactggACATTTACCCACCATCACCATCTCATCTACTGCAGCAGATCCTTCACCAGGACACAGTCAGGATTACACCAGGGGAGCAGCCAGTCCATGGAAGCCAGTACTTTTGCCCCATGCTTGTTTGCTGTCTGCTTCCAGTTCAACACAAATACACTCTGTCCCTGAAAAGCCTGGCGGTAGTGCCAGAGAAGAAATGTCTCCACTTGTTACTGCTGGGAACTTCCCTCACCTTCAACAGTTTTCACCTCACCGTTTTGAAGCAATGGATCTGTCTCATGGCACACGCTCACTGAGTCAGAGACCCTCTGCAAAGAACAGCACCTTAACACAGGGTGAAAACTTGTCTGTGATGCCATTAGACTTATCTATGAAGCGTATACCTAAAGTGGACATGCGCAGTCATGTAAATCCCAAACCACAACAGGTGTGGCCAGCAGTGCTTGTCATGACAAACCCAGGTGAAAACTTCACACAGGGTGAAAACTTGTCTGTGATGCCATTAGACTTATCTATGAAGCGTATACCTAAAGTGACTGATGAtactgactcctctgactctgatTGGGACACTTCTGAACACAGCAAATTAAAGTCAGCCgtgaaacataaaagaaaatcaaaaatccacAGCTCcagaaggaagaagaaacatAAGAAATCTTCCCCTTGTGGTGCTTctcctgttgtttcctctgactACACGTTAGCTCAACCTTCACCTGGTCCACTCAGAGAAACAGTGATAAAGATTCACTCCACTGCAGCAGGTGCTACACCAGGACACAGTCAGGATGATACCAGGGAAACTGAGCTGCCTGCAACAGCTGGTCCATCCACCCCTCAACACTCCCCGGCTTCCGATGactctgatttttgtttttttcagatcaaCAGTCCTGAGGAAGATGACAGCTGGAGCTACAGCCATGATGACTACACAGCAGAAAGTAGAGAAAATAGATATGAGATAATGTCTGTGAAGTCTGAAAACGCGTCAGGAGCTGAAAGTGATGCACAGCTGGAAATGGAGACATCTCTAACAGGTGTGTCCTCATTCACAAACAACTGGACAGCGGTGTCAGCATGTCCATCTCCCCTTCAACTACCAGACTTCCAGGTTCAGTCAGAGTCGTCCCTCTGCAGTCCGGATTTAGAATTCGATAATCTCTTCTCTAGCTTCTTCTCTACAGTCCACACTGCAGAAAGTGGAGAAGTTATAAATGTCAAGCTTCAGCCGTCTGAatgtgaggcagcaggtgaCAGTGACTCCCTGGTTAAAATGGAGGCACCTGTTACAGCTGTGATCTCCTCAGTCACAAACACCCAGCCGACCCGTCCTCACCTCCAGCTGTCCTCAGATCCTGGTTGGAGTCAAAGAGGCTCCAGCTGTTTGCCTCGTTCTCACAGCGTTCCCTCACTGAGTCAGAGAAGCTGTGCAGAGAACCAGACCTTCAGACCATCACAGAGCTTACCTGACATGCTGTTAAAAAGCAGCTTTGAGGAGTTCACACCTGATATCACTGTTGATGAGGACGATGAAAGCTACCGGTTCCTGTGCTCCTGCCCGGGCCTGTACCAGTGCAGTGTGACGGGCCTGGTGTTCCAcatggagggagaaggggaCGTGGTTTACAGGATTGTCTCTTGGGACAGGAGGCTACTGGcccaacatcacaagaagcCTGCAGGACCCCTGTTTGACATCAAATGTCAGCAGAAGTCTGTGTGTCGGCTTCATCTCCCACACTGTGAGATCCCATCCACAGCTGGATGTCAGTTCTTGTCAGTCGCTCACCTGAATGATGAGGGCATCGAGTTCATCGCCCCTCATAAGGTAACAGACACTCATGTGATCATCAACATCTCAGGGTTTTCTGCTTTCGGTAACGTCAAGGATGAAGATTCACCTCCAGAACCGGTCCGAGCGCTGGTTCTGCTGTTCTACAGGCCTCCGAATGATGCCGATCTCACATCATTCCTGAATGTGTTGATGCTTCCGAGGAACGTTGTGCTCCGAGATGTGCGACGCACCAGAAAGAAATTAGTAGGAGATGAGCTCTACATAGAGACGTCCTCACACTGTAAACTGCTGCCAGGGCAGGAATACACACTGTCCACTTGTCCTGAAGACGACTCAGTTCTAGTTCAACCGAAAGAAGCTGAATTTGATGAGGAGTCCTATGACAACTACATCCCATCATTCCAGGTGACATTAAAAACTGTCATCTTAAATATGAAGGTGCTTCTGAGAGACACCAGCAGCTCTCACATTGTTTGGGAAAGAGAGGTTTGTCTTCCATCTGCTGGAGTAAAGAGACTCTGTGTGCAGGGCCGCTCAGACCGGATTCTGAAGGACATACGCAGCAGCTTCATCGAGGGGATATCAGGACCTGTTCTCAAGAGTCTGCTGGACAAACTGTTTGAGAAAAAGGTTCTGATTGATTCTGAGAGGGAGTCAGCGGACGAGATGcaaaacagaggagacaaagctCGTTTAGTTATCGacacagtgaggaggaaagGTGAAGCTGCCAGTTCAGAGATGATCGAGTTCCTCTGTGAGCTCGACCCGTTCCtctgtaaacatcttggccTGACAGCCACCTGA
- the LOC119009054 gene encoding uncharacterized protein LOC119009054 isoform X2, whose amino-acid sequence MEQTEGASPPPPPPLPPPPPPLPAQHHADCGEKSDDTPETEKEELTKDGEESLRKNQGGQTSVSEKQMTADEKCSEEGVQDELPRQEASGLPHRTFSFPNLRSSNLIRGDGLCVSSLKKREVGSRRRKKSRGQVTHNIPPSPGPSTSNWYDVPSIHELAACIGCPPSPYIPSHSSSFDSTELILRNSKKTYPTAADPTPGHILDDARGTELPATDPLIFQSLQSNRDSDSAACYDREKGVQLSGSTVGGHDNPQKKEVTSWPYRISSDLSSPVLGSSIMYRGDGLPSPSQIYPNHTVVQGSRTAEKSTGQVPLNFLPYLIPLDVSPFPPPTSNWNNFLSQCVSSPSPSIHPSTGHLPTITISSTAADPSPGHSQDYTRGAASPWKPVLLPHACLLSASSSTQIHSVPEKPGGSAREEMSPLVTENLSVMPLDLSMKRIPKVTDDTDSSDSDWDTSEHSKLKSAVKHKRKSKIHSSRRKKKHKKSSPCGASPVVSSDYTLAQPSPGPLRETVIKIHSTAAGATPGHSQDDTRETELPATAGPSTPQHSPASDDSDFCFFQINSPEEDDSWSYSHDDYTAESRENRYEIMSVKSENASGAESDAQLEMETSLTGVSSFTNNWTAVSACPSPLQLPDFQVQSESSLCSPDLEFDNLFSSFFSTVHTAESGEVINVKLQPSECEAAGDSDSLVKMEAPVTAVISSVTNTQPTRPHLQLSSDPGWSQRGSSCLPRSHSVPSLSQRSCAENQTFRPSQSLPDMLLKSSFEEFTPDITVDEDDESYRFLCSCPGLYQCSVTGLVFHMEGEGDVVYRIVSWDRRLLAQHHKKPAGPLFDIKCQQKSVCRLHLPHCEIPSTAGCQFLSVAHLNDEGIEFIAPHKVTDTHVIINISGFSAFGNVKDEDSPPEPVRALVLLFYRPPNDADLTSFLNVLMLPRNVVLRDVRRTRKKLVGDELYIETSSHCKLLPGQEYTLSTCPEDDSVLVQPKEAEFDEESYDNYIPSFQVTLKTVILNMKVLLRDTSSSHIVWEREVCLPSAGVKRLCVQGRSDRILKDIRSSFIEGISGPVLKSLLDKLFEKKVLIDSERESADEMQNRGDKARLVIDTVRRKGEAASSEMIEFLCELDPFLCKHLGLTAT is encoded by the exons atggAGCAAACAGAGGGagcgtctcctcctcctcctcctcctcttcctcctcctcctcctcctctccctgctcagCATCATGCAGACTGTGGTGAGAAGTCAGATGATACACCAGAGACTGAGAAGGAGGAGCTGACAAAAGATGGAGAAGAGTCGTTACGCAAAAATCAAGGAGGTCAAACTTCTGTCTCAGAGAAACAGATGACTGCAGATGAGAAGTGTTCAGAGGAAGGTGTTCAAGATGAACTGCCGAGACAAGAAGCCAGCGGTTTGCCTCATAGAACTTTCTCTTTCCCTAATCTCAGGTCATCCAATTTGATCAGGGGGGAtggactttgtgtttcttcactcaaaaaaagagaagtagGGTCCAGACgtagaaaaaaatcaagaggaCAAGTGACTCACAATATACCACCTTCCCCAGGCCCATCTACATCAAACTGGTATGATGTCCCCAGTATACATGAACTGGCAGCGTGTATAGGATGTCCTCCCTCTCCTTACATCCCATCCCATTCCTCTAGTTTTGATTCAACTGAGTTAATCCTTAGAAACAGTAAGAAAACGTATCCGACTGCAGCGGATCCTACACCAGGACACATTCTGGATGATGCCAGGGGAACTGAGCTGCCTGCAACAGATCCGCTCATCTTTCAATCTCTCCAAAGCAACAGAGATTCAGACTCTGCTGCATGTtatgacagagaaaagggagTTCAGTTATCTGGCAGCACAGTGGGAGGTCATGACAATCCGCAGAAAAAAGAAGTCACCAGTTGGCCGTACAGAATTTCCTCCGATTTGTCTTCCCCTGTTTTGGGGTCATCCATTATGTACAGGGGGGATGgtcttccttctccttcacaAATATATCCAAACCACACTGTTGTCCAAGGATCCAGAACTGCGGAAAAATCAACAGGACAAGTGCCTCTCAATTTTCTACCTTACCTCATCCCGTTAGATGTTTCCCCTTTTCCTCCGCCTACATCAAACTGGAATAATTTCCTGAGTCAATGTGTatcatctccttctccttccatccatccatccactggACATTTACCCACCATCACCATCTCATCTACTGCAGCAGATCCTTCACCAGGACACAGTCAGGATTACACCAGGGGAGCAGCCAGTCCATGGAAGCCAGTACTTTTGCCCCATGCTTGTTTGCTGTCTGCTTCCAGTTCAACACAAATACACTCTGTCCCTGAAAAGCCTGGCGGTAGTGCCAGAGAAGAAATGTCTCCACTTGTTACTG AAAACTTGTCTGTGATGCCATTAGACTTATCTATGAAGCGTATACCTAAAGTGACTGATGAtactgactcctctgactctgatTGGGACACTTCTGAACACAGCAAATTAAAGTCAGCCgtgaaacataaaagaaaatcaaaaatccacAGCTCcagaaggaagaagaaacatAAGAAATCTTCCCCTTGTGGTGCTTctcctgttgtttcctctgactACACGTTAGCTCAACCTTCACCTGGTCCACTCAGAGAAACAGTGATAAAGATTCACTCCACTGCAGCAGGTGCTACACCAGGACACAGTCAGGATGATACCAGGGAAACTGAGCTGCCTGCAACAGCTGGTCCATCCACCCCTCAACACTCCCCGGCTTCCGATGactctgatttttgtttttttcagatcaaCAGTCCTGAGGAAGATGACAGCTGGAGCTACAGCCATGATGACTACACAGCAGAAAGTAGAGAAAATAGATATGAGATAATGTCTGTGAAGTCTGAAAACGCGTCAGGAGCTGAAAGTGATGCACAGCTGGAAATGGAGACATCTCTAACAGGTGTGTCCTCATTCACAAACAACTGGACAGCGGTGTCAGCATGTCCATCTCCCCTTCAACTACCAGACTTCCAGGTTCAGTCAGAGTCGTCCCTCTGCAGTCCGGATTTAGAATTCGATAATCTCTTCTCTAGCTTCTTCTCTACAGTCCACACTGCAGAAAGTGGAGAAGTTATAAATGTCAAGCTTCAGCCGTCTGAatgtgaggcagcaggtgaCAGTGACTCCCTGGTTAAAATGGAGGCACCTGTTACAGCTGTGATCTCCTCAGTCACAAACACCCAGCCGACCCGTCCTCACCTCCAGCTGTCCTCAGATCCTGGTTGGAGTCAAAGAGGCTCCAGCTGTTTGCCTCGTTCTCACAGCGTTCCCTCACTGAGTCAGAGAAGCTGTGCAGAGAACCAGACCTTCAGACCATCACAGAGCTTACCTGACATGCTGTTAAAAAGCAGCTTTGAGGAGTTCACACCTGATATCACTGTTGATGAGGACGATGAAAGCTACCGGTTCCTGTGCTCCTGCCCGGGCCTGTACCAGTGCAGTGTGACGGGCCTGGTGTTCCAcatggagggagaaggggaCGTGGTTTACAGGATTGTCTCTTGGGACAGGAGGCTACTGGcccaacatcacaagaagcCTGCAGGACCCCTGTTTGACATCAAATGTCAGCAGAAGTCTGTGTGTCGGCTTCATCTCCCACACTGTGAGATCCCATCCACAGCTGGATGTCAGTTCTTGTCAGTCGCTCACCTGAATGATGAGGGCATCGAGTTCATCGCCCCTCATAAGGTAACAGACACTCATGTGATCATCAACATCTCAGGGTTTTCTGCTTTCGGTAACGTCAAGGATGAAGATTCACCTCCAGAACCGGTCCGAGCGCTGGTTCTGCTGTTCTACAGGCCTCCGAATGATGCCGATCTCACATCATTCCTGAATGTGTTGATGCTTCCGAGGAACGTTGTGCTCCGAGATGTGCGACGCACCAGAAAGAAATTAGTAGGAGATGAGCTCTACATAGAGACGTCCTCACACTGTAAACTGCTGCCAGGGCAGGAATACACACTGTCCACTTGTCCTGAAGACGACTCAGTTCTAGTTCAACCGAAAGAAGCTGAATTTGATGAGGAGTCCTATGACAACTACATCCCATCATTCCAGGTGACATTAAAAACTGTCATCTTAAATATGAAGGTGCTTCTGAGAGACACCAGCAGCTCTCACATTGTTTGGGAAAGAGAGGTTTGTCTTCCATCTGCTGGAGTAAAGAGACTCTGTGTGCAGGGCCGCTCAGACCGGATTCTGAAGGACATACGCAGCAGCTTCATCGAGGGGATATCAGGACCTGTTCTCAAGAGTCTGCTGGACAAACTGTTTGAGAAAAAGGTTCTGATTGATTCTGAGAGGGAGTCAGCGGACGAGATGcaaaacagaggagacaaagctCGTTTAGTTATCGacacagtgaggaggaaagGTGAAGCTGCCAGTTCAGAGATGATCGAGTTCCTCTGTGAGCTCGACCCGTTCCtctgtaaacatcttggccTGACAGCCACCTGA